In one Arachis duranensis cultivar V14167 chromosome 9, aradu.V14167.gnm2.J7QH, whole genome shotgun sequence genomic region, the following are encoded:
- the LOC107465435 gene encoding uncharacterized protein LOC107465435, translating into MEGNVPNPQEGVANNNGQPQRRVLASYTFPNPRHYGSSILTPNVNANNFELKPQLITLVQNNCSYGGGPLEDLNQHLSTFLRICDTVKTNGVHPNIYKLLLFPFFLRDKIAQWLEAFPRESINNWEDLVNKFLAKFYPPQRIIRLKTEVQTFTQIDGESLYDAWERYKALFKKCPPKIFSEWDRLQNFYEELTLRAQKALDYSAGGSVQLMKIAEEAQNLIDTVTNNQYFYGHQRHRQPAQRKGVLELEGVDTILAQNKVMHQQIQQQMEMMAKRIDGLQVIAVNTSQPSPIWGQNEENYEESQQEQVQYVHNQGSGQNKFHGDTYNSSWRNHPNLRWEDNQNQ; encoded by the coding sequence ATGGAAGGAAATGTTCCTAATCCACAAGAGGGAGTGGCTAACAACAATGGCCAGCCTCAAAGGAGGGTTCTAGCCTCCTATACTTTTCCTAATCCAAGGCACTATGGGAGTAGCATACTGACtccaaatgtcaatgcaaacaactttgaattgaagcctcAACTCATCACATTGGTGCAAAATAATTGTTCTTATGGAGGAGGTCCCTTGGAAGATCTAAACCAACACCTATCCACCTTCCTAAGgatatgtgacacagtgaaaaccaatggtgtgcatCCTAACATTTACAAATTATTGTTGTTTCCATTTTTCCTAAGAGACAAAATTGCTCAATGGTTGGAGGCATTTCCAAGAGAaagcatcaacaattgggaAGATCTAGTGAACAAGTTCTTAGCCAAGTTTTATCCTCCCCAAAGGATCATCAGACTCAAAACAGAGGTCCAAACATTCACTCAGATAGATGGAGAGTCATtgtatgatgcctgggagagatacaaagctCTATTCAAAAAGTGCCCGCCAAAAATATTCAGTGAATGGGATAGactccaaaacttctatgaagaaTTGACACTGAGAGCTCAAAAAGCACTTGATTATTCTGCTGGAGGCTCAGTACAACTCATGAAGATAGCGGAggaggctcaaaatctcattgacACTGTAACAAACAACCAATACTTCTATGGTCATCAAAGGCACCGCCAACCAGCTCAAAGGAAGGGTGTATTAGAGCTGGAAGGTGTGGATAccatcttagctcaaaacaaggtgATGCAtcaacaaatccaacaacaaatggagatgatggccaagaggattgatggcCTCCAAGTTATAGCAGTGAATACAAGTCAACCATCACCTATATGGGGGCAAAATGAGGAAAACTATGAAGAGAGTCAGCAAGAACAAGTCCAGTATGTGCACAATCAAGGTTCCGGTCAGAATAAGTTCCATGGAGACACTTATAACTCATCctggaggaaccacccaaatTTGAGATGGGAAGACAACCAAAACCAATAG
- the LOC107465436 gene encoding uncharacterized protein LOC107465436 — translation MEKMMKHQELANKNHEASLRNLVRQIGQLSKQTVAERPTNALPSDTIPNPKEECKAIQLRSRRALVNDKEATKKPIEDEKTSSKEQVTIEEKNQKKLKEKEEHQASNKGKQIMEEPSQEQRKLVKTYTPPLPYPQRMQKEIKDQQFPRFLEVFKKLEINMPLADALEQMPLYAKFLKEFINKKRSWNEKEIIILTQECSAVIQRGLPPKLKDPGSFILSCTICNKILDKALYDLGASINLMPLSLMKKLAIEEVKPTRMSLQMADRSLKIPNRVLENLLVKIGEFIFHTDFVILDMEEEGHSSIILGWPFLATARATIDVEKGEMTLRVHDKKMVINVFKAM, via the coding sequence atggagaagatgatgaaacaTCAAGAGCTAGCCAACAAGAACCATGAAGCCTCACTAAGGAATCTAGTGAGGCAAATTGGTCAATTATCCAAACAAACAGTGGCTGAGAGACCAACCAATGCACtgccaagtgacaccattcccaatcCCAAGGAAGAATGTAAGGCAATCCAATTAAGGAGTAGAAGAGCTTTGGTGAATGACAAAGAAGCCACCAAGAAGCCAATAGAGGATGAAAAGACCAGCAGTAAAGAGCAAGTGACAATTGAAGAAAAGAACCAAAAAAAGCTCAAGGAAAAAGAGGAACATCAAGCTTCAAACAAGGGGAAGCAAATTATGGAGGAGCCATCACAAGAACAGAGGAAGTTAGTGAAGACTTATACCCCTCCTTTGCCATACCCTCAAAGGATGCAGAAGGAGATCAAAGACCAACAGTTCCCTAGGTTCCTAGAAGTATTTAAGAAGCTGGAAATTAATATGCCACTTGCTGATGCTCTAGAACAAATGCCTCTTTATGCAAAATTCCTCAAAGAGTTCATCAATAAGAAAAGGAGCTGGAATGAGAAGGAGATAATAATCTTAACACAGGAATGCAGTGCTGTCATCCAAAGAGGTCTTCCCCCAAAGCTcaaagatccaggaagcttcaTCCTATCCTGCACTATATGCAACAAAATATTGGACAAAGCTCTCTATGACTTAGGAgccagcatcaatttaatgcccCTCTCACTAATGAAGAAGCTTGCAATAGAGGAAGTCAAGCCTACCAGGATGTCACTCCAAATGGCTGACAGATCACTCAAGATACCAAATAGGGTTTTAGAAAATTTATTAGTAAAAATTGGAGAATTCATTTTTCATACTGACTTTGTTATCctggacatggaagaagaggGACACAGTTCAATCATATTGGGATGGCCTTTCTTAGCAACAGCAAGAGCCACTATTGATGTGGAGAAAGGAGAGATGACCCTCAGGGTGCATGACAAAAAGATGGTCATCAATGTCTTCAAAGCCATGTAG